A DNA window from Takifugu flavidus isolate HTHZ2018 chromosome 15, ASM371156v2, whole genome shotgun sequence contains the following coding sequences:
- the LOC130538439 gene encoding uncharacterized protein LOC130538439 isoform X16, which yields MPFVGVLTLMFFHLSWCFRVPVDTAIVQMQTWGVVGAQQLKGHVLLNGVSLPPTNQEVAGIIKSMSVDEHLLNVIGINLALVLRSCTVLRSRECILKGSELHWTDRIFCDGKVYLSLGPNDTWRPHVPQAMALKVLWDQEIGRTREERIRLKEGCFRLMRELGLSVETSETRLLQYVIPVLCILAFTGFAAISLLLANRLGLNQPGGVIGSIIHYPRGLN from the exons ACACTGCCATAGTCCAGATGCAGACCTGGGGAGTGGTCGGGGCACAGCAACTCAAGGGTCACGTCCTCCTCAATGGTGTCTCTCTTCCAccaacaaaccaggaagtagCTGGCATCATCAAGAGCATGTCGGTTGATGAACACCTACTGAATGTCATTGGCATCAACCTGGCTTTAGTGCTGA GAAGCTGTACTGTTCTGCGTTCACGTGAATGCATACTCAAGGGGTCTGAGCTGCACTGGACCGACCGCATCTTTTGTGATGGCAAAGTCTATCTGAGTCTAGGCCCTAATGACACTTGGAGGCCCCATGTCCCACAAGCAATGGCTCTAAAGGTGTTGTGGGACCAGGAAATAGGGCGTACAAGGGAGGAGAGGATCCGACTTAAGGAGGGATGCTTCAGGTTAATGAGAGAACTCGGACTTTCTGTTGAAACCTCAG AGACACGGTTACTTCAGTATGTGATCCCAGTTTTGTGCATCCTGGCATTTACTGGGTTTGCTGCAATCAGCCTTCTCCTTGCCAACAGACTCG GTTTGAACCAGCCTGGAG GTGTTATTGGATCGATTATACATTATCCTCGGGGCCTCAATTAA
- the LOC130538439 gene encoding uncharacterized protein LOC130538439 isoform X15 codes for MPFVGVLTLMFFHLSWCFRVPVDTAIVQMQTWGVVGAQQLKGHVLLNGVSLPPTNQEVAGIIKSMSVDEHLLNVIGINLALVLRSCTVLRSRECILKGSELHWTDRIFCDGKVYLSLGPNDTWRPHVPQAMALKVLWDQEIGRTREERIRLKEGCFRLMRELGLSVETSVPETRLLQYVIPVLCILAFTGFAAISLLLANRLGLNQPGGVIGSIIHYPRGLN; via the exons ACACTGCCATAGTCCAGATGCAGACCTGGGGAGTGGTCGGGGCACAGCAACTCAAGGGTCACGTCCTCCTCAATGGTGTCTCTCTTCCAccaacaaaccaggaagtagCTGGCATCATCAAGAGCATGTCGGTTGATGAACACCTACTGAATGTCATTGGCATCAACCTGGCTTTAGTGCTGA GAAGCTGTACTGTTCTGCGTTCACGTGAATGCATACTCAAGGGGTCTGAGCTGCACTGGACCGACCGCATCTTTTGTGATGGCAAAGTCTATCTGAGTCTAGGCCCTAATGACACTTGGAGGCCCCATGTCCCACAAGCAATGGCTCTAAAGGTGTTGTGGGACCAGGAAATAGGGCGTACAAGGGAGGAGAGGATCCGACTTAAGGAGGGATGCTTCAGGTTAATGAGAGAACTCGGACTTTCTGTTGAAACCTCAG tccCAGAGACACGGTTACTTCAGTATGTGATCCCAGTTTTGTGCATCCTGGCATTTACTGGGTTTGCTGCAATCAGCCTTCTCCTTGCCAACAGACTCG GTTTGAACCAGCCTGGAG GTGTTATTGGATCGATTATACATTATCCTCGGGGCCTCAATTAA
- the LOC130538439 gene encoding uncharacterized protein LOC130538439 isoform X14, producing MHFVGVLTLMFFHLSWCFRVPVDTAIVQMQTWGVIGAEQLKGHVLLNGVSLPPTNQEVDDIIKSMSVDEHVPNVVGVNLTSVLITCTVLRSRECILEGSELHWTDRIFCDGKVYLSLSPNDTWMPHVPQAMALKMLWDQEIGRTREERIRLQEGCFRLMRELGLSVETSETRLPQYVIPVLCILAFAGFIAISLLLANRLGLKQPGGVIGSVIHYPRGLNEMVTTVEGRIYRTL from the exons ATGCATTTTGTCGGAGTTCTCACGTTGATGTTCTTCCATCTTTCATGGTGTTTTCGCGTTCCAGTAG ACACCGCCATAGTCCAGATGCAGACCTGGGGAGTGATCGGGGCAGAGCAACTCAAGGGCCACGTCCTCCTCAATGGTGTCTCTCTTCCTccaacaaaccaggaagtagatgaCATCATCAAGAGCATGTCGGTTGATGAACACGTACCGAATGTCGTCGGCGTCAACCTGACTTCAGTGCTGA TAACCTGTACTGTTCTGCGTTCACGTGAATGCATACTCGAGGGGTCTGAGCTGCACTGGACCGACCGCATCTTTTGTGATGGCAAAGTCTATCTGAGTCTAAGCCCTAATGACACTTGGATGCCCCATGTCCCACAAGCAATGGCCCTAAAGATGTTGTGGGACCAGGAAATAGGGCGTACAAGGGAGGAGAGGATCCGACTTCAGGAGGGATGCTTCAGGTTAATGAGAGAACTCGGACTTTCTGTTGAAACCTCAG AGACACGGTTACCTCAGTATGTGATCCCAGTTTTGTGCATCCTGGCATTTGCTGGGTTTATTGCAATCAGCCTTCTCCTTGCTAACAGACTCG GTTTGAAGCAGCCTGGAG GTGTCATTGGATCGGTTATACATTATCCTCGGGGCCTCAATGAAATGGTCACAACTGTAGAAGGCCGTATTTACAGGACCTTGTGA
- the LOC130538439 gene encoding uncharacterized protein LOC130538439 isoform X13 yields MHFVGVLTLMFFHLSWCFRVPVDTAIVQMQTWGVIGAEQLKGHVLLNGVSLPPTNQEVDDIIKSMSVDEHVPNVVGVNLTSVLITCTVLRSRECILEGSELHWTDRIFCDGKVYLSLSPNDTWMPHVPQAMALKMLWDQEIGRTREERIRLQEGCFRLMRELGLSVETSVPETRLPQYVIPVLCILAFAGFIAISLLLANRLGLKQPGGVIGSVIHYPRGLNEMVTTVEGRIYRTL; encoded by the exons ATGCATTTTGTCGGAGTTCTCACGTTGATGTTCTTCCATCTTTCATGGTGTTTTCGCGTTCCAGTAG ACACCGCCATAGTCCAGATGCAGACCTGGGGAGTGATCGGGGCAGAGCAACTCAAGGGCCACGTCCTCCTCAATGGTGTCTCTCTTCCTccaacaaaccaggaagtagatgaCATCATCAAGAGCATGTCGGTTGATGAACACGTACCGAATGTCGTCGGCGTCAACCTGACTTCAGTGCTGA TAACCTGTACTGTTCTGCGTTCACGTGAATGCATACTCGAGGGGTCTGAGCTGCACTGGACCGACCGCATCTTTTGTGATGGCAAAGTCTATCTGAGTCTAAGCCCTAATGACACTTGGATGCCCCATGTCCCACAAGCAATGGCCCTAAAGATGTTGTGGGACCAGGAAATAGGGCGTACAAGGGAGGAGAGGATCCGACTTCAGGAGGGATGCTTCAGGTTAATGAGAGAACTCGGACTTTCTGTTGAAACCTCAG tccCAGAGACACGGTTACCTCAGTATGTGATCCCAGTTTTGTGCATCCTGGCATTTGCTGGGTTTATTGCAATCAGCCTTCTCCTTGCTAACAGACTCG GTTTGAAGCAGCCTGGAG GTGTCATTGGATCGGTTATACATTATCCTCGGGGCCTCAATGAAATGGTCACAACTGTAGAAGGCCGTATTTACAGGACCTTGTGA
- the LOC130539186 gene encoding cell division cycle protein 20 homolog has translation MAQFGFENDIHSILKLDMPITNGPMARWQRKASSSSSSALSGLSPSKSANVSLGSSKTPSKTPGKSKKQTPCKMGGDRFIPVRNNKQMDVASFLLTKENEPVEAKNNTALSSETQKAWSISLNGYNIEDAKILHLGGRPLNAPEGYQNNLKVLYSQATTPASVKKTRYISSTPDRILDAPELRNDFYLNLLDWSSRNFLAVALHNNVYLWDATRGDIIFLMKLEREEDYVCSLSWTKEGSYLAVGTSDCKVQLWDVENQKRVRSMASHTARVGSLSWNDHILSSGSRSGHIHHHDVRVAEHHICTLTGHSQEVCGLQWSPDGRYLASGGNDNLVCVWPRVQDGGLGNRSQAIHKWSDHQGAVKALAWCPWQPNILASGGGTSDRHIRVWNVNSGSCISSLDTQSQVSSLVFAPNYKELVSAHGYAHNNVVIWKYPSLTKVVELHGHDDRVFNVTLSPDASTIATISGDEIICLWKSFEMDPVKKAKEKMVKSTTNITHQSIR, from the exons ATGGCCCAGTTCGGGTTTGAGAACGACATCCACAGCATCTTAAAGCTCGATATGCCGATCACTAACGGACCCATGGCGAGATGGCAAAGAAAGGCCAGTTCGTCGAGCTCGTCCGCATTGAGCGGCCTGTCACCAAGCAAATCTGCCAACGTGTCCCTGGGTTCCTCAAAAACGCCAAGCAAAACTCCAG GCAAAAGTAAGAAGCAGACCCCCTGTAAAATGGGAGGTGACCGCTTCATCCCTGTCAGAAACAATAAACAGATGGATGTGGCCAGCTTCTTGCttacaaaagaaaatgagcCCGTGGaagcaaaaaacaacacagcttTGTCATCA gaaaCTCAGAAGGCTTGGTCCATATCCCTTAATGGATACAACATAGAGGATGCAAAGATTTTGCACCTAGGAGGGAGACCACTGAATGCTCCAGAAG GTTATCAAAACAACCTGAAAGTCCTCTACAGTCAAGCTACGACACCTGCTTCTGTCAAAAAAACAAGATACATTTCTTCAACTCCTGACAGAATCTTGGATGCTCCTGAACTTCGAAATGATTTTT ATTTGAATCTGCTTGACTGGAGCAGTCGCAATTTTCTTGCAGTGGCGCTTCATAATAATGTTTATTTGTGGGATGCCACTCGGGGTGACATTATTTTCCTTATGAAATTGGAGCGTGAAGAGGACTATGTCTGCTCTTTGTCTTGGACCAAAGAAGGAAGCTACCTTGCTGTTGGCACCAGTGATTGCAAagttcag TTGTGGGATGTTGAAAATCAGAAGCGTGTCCGCAGCATGGCGAGCCACACTGCCAGAGTTGGTAGCCTGAGCTGGAACGACCATATTCTTTCCAG TGGCTCCAGATCAGGACACATTCACCACCATGATGTGAGGGTGGCAGAACATCACATCTGCACGCTCACCGGTCACTCCCAGGAGGTGTGCGGGCTGCAGTGGTCCCCTGATGGCCGATACCTGGCCAGTGGAGGAAATGAcaacctggtgtgtgtgtggccacgtGTGCAAGATGGCGGTTTGGGCAACAGGAGTCAGGCCATTCACAAATGGAGCGACCATCAGGGAGCTGTGAAG GCCTTAGCCTGGTGTCCATGGCAGCCCAACATCCTCGCATCTGGAGGTGGTACCAGCGACCGTCACATCCGCGTCTGGAACGTCAACAGTGGTTCCTGCATCAGCTCACTCGACACTCAGTCACAG GTCTCATCCCTGGTGTTTGCACCTAACTACAAGGAGCTGGTTTCTGCCCATGGATATGCTCACAACAATGTTGTCATCTGGAAGTACCCCTCTCTCACAAAAGTTGTGGAGCTACATG GTCATGACGACAGAGTTTTCAATGTAACTCTGAGTCCAGATGCCTCCACTATTGCAACGATTTCTGGAGATGAAATCATCTGCCTCTGGAAGAGTTTTGAAATGGATCCAGTCAAGAAGGCCAAAGAGAAGATGGTGAAGTCGACGACCAATATCACTCATCAATCAATTAGATAA
- the LOC130539005 gene encoding uncharacterized protein LOC130539005 — protein MWQQKRNVRKTVNAETELMGRRREHPRDFESPENGLVLKERAYWKKQLHELQQKYDKQGRQLFYAEQHNRDLNDKLQQAKELNKKKDEEKASLQQQLDLRKGFNQKGEIQDEQNGDELNGVDDKPKVDIGLQINIPLNDINDSQELQNSEGSLEEEVGQPREVLPEREEQFREKSLRNEAHVDTLALLTQTEAALRESEEKSSRLEKELQEIVSEQGEKQLSRKEESVSMEPCGPDNQAINQLYDLCDHWENIINQMMETERKVQEEKKLQKLEETRLQQEIQHLHVKKVQLQQKKKKSKFWSWIPKCLSR, from the exons atgtggcaacagaagagaaacgTCAGAAAG ACTGTTAATGCAGAGACAGAGTTAATGGGGAGACGGAGAGAGCATCCCAGAGACTTTGAGAGTCCAGAAAATGGCCTGGTCCTTAAAGAGAGGGCGTACTGGAAGAAACAACTCCatgagctgcaacagaaatATGATAAGCAGGGAAGACAACTGTTCTATGCtgaacagcacaacagagaTTTAAACGACAAACTCCAGCAGGCCAAAGAgctgaacaagaaaaaggatgaagagaaagcgTCTCTACAACAGCAACTGGATTTGAGAAAAGGCTTCAACCAGAAAGGTGAAATCCAGGACGAACagaatggg gacgaactgaatggggtagatgaTAAGCCCAAAGTCGACATCGGCCTTCAGATCAACATTCCTCTGAATGACATTAATGACTCCCAAGAGCTGCAAAACTCTGAAGGGAGccttgaagaggaggtgggacaACCCAGGGAGGTCctgccagaaagagaggagcagttcAGGGAAAAGAGCTTGAGGAATGAAGCTCATGTGGACACCTTGGCCTTGCTgacccagactgaggctgctctgagagagagtgaggaaaagagctccaggctggagaaagagctccAGGAAATAGTGTCTGAACAGGGCGAGAAGCAACTctccagaaaagaagagagtgtCAGCATGGAGCCCTGTGGACCAGATAACCAGGCCATAAACCAGCTGTatgacctctgtgaccactgggagaACATTATAAACCAgatgatggaaacagagagaaaagtacaggaggaaaaaaagttacagaagctggaggagaccagactccagcaggagatTCAACATCTCCATGTGAAGAAGGTCCAGCTTCAG cagaaaaagaagaaaagcaaattctGGAGCTGGATACCAAAGTGTTTATCACGCTAA
- the LOC130539007 gene encoding calcium-binding and coiled-coil domain-containing protein 1-like — MWQQKRNVRKTVNAETELMGRQREHPRDFESPENGLVLKERAYWKKQLHELQEKYDKQGRQLFYAEQHNRDLNDKLQQAKELNKKKDEEKASLQQQLDLRKGFNQKGEIQDERNGMNIPLNDINDSQELQNSEGSLEEEVGQPREVLPEREEQFREKSLRNEAHVDTLALLTQTEAALRESEEKSSRLEKELQEIVSEQGEKQLSRKEESVSMEPCGPDNQAINQLYDLCDHWENIINQMMETERKVQEEKKLQKLEETRLQQEIQHLHVKKVQLQQKKKKSKFWSWIPKCLSR; from the exons atgtggcaacagaagagaaacgTCAGAAAG ACTGTTAATGCAGAGACAGAGTTAatggggagacagagagagcatcCCAGAGACTTTGAGAGTCCAGAAAATGGCCTGGTCCTTAAAGAGAGGGCGTACTGGAAGAAACAACTCCATGAGCTGCAAGAGAAGTATGATAAGCAGGGAAGACAACTGTTCTATGCtgaacagcacaacagagaTTTAAACGACAAACTCCAGCAGGCCAAAGAgctgaacaagaaaaaggatgaagagaaagcgTCTCTACAACAGCAACTGGATTTGAGAAAAGGCTTCAACCAGAAAGGTGAAATCCAGGACGAACggaatggg ATGAACATTCCTCTGAATGACATTAATGACTCCCAAGAGCTGCAAAACTCTGAAGGGAGccttgaagaggaggtgggacaACCCAGGGAGGTCctgccagaaagagaggagcagttcAGGGAAAAGAGCTTGAGGAATGAAGCTCATGTGGACACCTTGGCCTTGCTgacccagactgaggctgctctgagagagagtgaggaaaagagctccaggctggagaaagagctccAGGAAATAGTGTCTGAACAGGGCGAGAAGCAACTctccagaaaagaagagagtgtCAGCATGGAGCCCTGTGGACCAGATAACCAGGCCATAAACCAGCTGTatgacctctgtgaccactgggagaACATTATAAACCAgatgatggaaacagagagaaaagtacaggaggaaaaaaagttacagaagctggaggagaccagactccagcaggagatTCAACATCTCCATGTGAAGAAGGTCCAGCTTCAG cagaaaaagaagaaaagcaaattctGGAGCTGGATACCAAAGTGTTTATCACGCTAA